A window of Dyella terrae contains these coding sequences:
- a CDS encoding tetratricopeptide repeat protein, with translation MLSRLAKFKQVRHFAAGGLLVLAVTGCATAPGQRASGPVKPASAQPLDHLVVATPDAEHDLLAQLMAGEMALTRTDLKAAADAYGRAARLSPDPKVAGQAAELAVAVRDPDLATQAIARWQQLGAKPSDLAMARAQLALGQGNTDEARRQLELLTSSGDPDAWRQFGRALLSSRDPAQAAQLLEALATPQRLPNDQQAWLAMSELGDKLGRHAYAQQISDAAIKRFNSAEAYAWGAQMKYRSGDRAGARDLFQKAMAKAPKNAMLRLAYATMLGQDGDYAGAARVLDSGPQSRETFELRAAIAARSNDTKTIARLYSQVQRSPKDVRDSSNYLLGQLAEMLDRNEEALDWYGQVPDDDEHAFDADLRSAVLLHKLGKVADAHEQLAQMQTDYLDQPAQLRRTYEVDAELFMRDQQYIQAEAAFTRALQVMPDDPGLLYGRGLAFAEAGQIDKAVADFRRILQIKPDDVDASNALGYTLADANRDLPEAEKLIQTARSAKPDDPAIADSWGWLQYRLGHLDVAEKTLRQAWQARKDADVGVHLGEVLWKQGRQEDARRVFDEVRRLDPQSSSLHQTLKRLNP, from the coding sequence GTGCTGAGCAGGTTGGCCAAGTTCAAGCAAGTGCGGCATTTTGCGGCTGGCGGACTCCTGGTTCTCGCGGTGACCGGCTGTGCCACGGCGCCCGGACAGCGTGCGTCGGGCCCCGTCAAACCGGCGTCTGCGCAGCCTTTGGACCATCTCGTGGTGGCTACGCCGGACGCCGAGCATGACCTGCTCGCCCAGCTCATGGCCGGTGAGATGGCTCTGACCCGGACCGATCTCAAGGCCGCCGCTGACGCGTATGGTCGCGCCGCCCGGCTCAGCCCGGACCCGAAAGTCGCCGGCCAGGCGGCTGAACTGGCTGTTGCGGTGCGCGACCCGGATCTTGCGACGCAGGCCATCGCCCGCTGGCAGCAGCTGGGCGCCAAGCCCTCCGACCTGGCGATGGCGCGGGCCCAGCTGGCGCTGGGACAGGGCAATACCGACGAGGCGCGGCGCCAGCTTGAACTGCTGACCAGCAGCGGCGATCCCGATGCCTGGCGGCAGTTCGGCCGTGCCTTGCTGTCCAGTCGGGACCCCGCCCAGGCCGCCCAGTTGCTGGAGGCATTGGCGACGCCGCAGCGACTGCCGAATGACCAGCAGGCCTGGCTGGCCATGAGCGAGCTGGGCGACAAGCTTGGCCGCCATGCGTACGCCCAACAGATTTCCGACGCCGCGATCAAGCGGTTCAACAGCGCCGAGGCCTATGCCTGGGGCGCGCAGATGAAATACCGCAGCGGCGATCGCGCCGGCGCGCGCGACCTGTTCCAGAAGGCGATGGCCAAGGCGCCGAAGAACGCCATGCTGCGACTGGCCTACGCCACGATGCTGGGGCAGGACGGCGATTATGCCGGGGCGGCCAGGGTGCTCGATTCGGGGCCGCAGAGCCGGGAGACCTTCGAACTTCGAGCCGCGATCGCCGCTCGCTCAAACGACACCAAAACGATCGCCCGGCTGTACAGCCAGGTCCAGCGCTCGCCGAAGGATGTGCGCGATTCCAGCAACTATCTGCTCGGTCAGCTCGCCGAGATGCTTGATCGCAACGAGGAGGCGCTCGACTGGTATGGCCAGGTGCCGGACGACGACGAGCACGCCTTCGACGCCGACCTGCGCAGCGCGGTGCTGCTGCACAAGCTGGGGAAGGTCGCCGACGCGCACGAGCAACTGGCGCAGATGCAGACCGACTACCTCGATCAGCCCGCGCAACTGCGGCGCACGTACGAGGTGGATGCCGAGCTGTTCATGCGGGACCAGCAGTACATCCAGGCCGAGGCCGCCTTTACCCGCGCGCTGCAAGTGATGCCGGACGACCCGGGCCTGTTGTACGGCCGGGGACTGGCATTTGCCGAGGCCGGCCAGATCGACAAGGCCGTGGCGGATTTTCGTCGCATCCTGCAGATCAAGCCCGATGACGTGGATGCCAGCAATGCGCTCGGTTACACCCTGGCCGACGCCAATCGCGACCTTCCGGAAGCCGAGAAGCTGATCCAGACGGCCCGCTCGGCCAAGCCCGACGACCCGGCGATCGCCGATTCCTGGGGCTGGCTGCAATACCGCCTGGGCCACCTGGATGTCGCCGAGAAAACCCTGCGCCAGGCCTGGCAGGCCCGCAAGGATGCTGACGTCGGCGTGCACCTGGGCGAAGTCCTGTGGAAGCAGGGGCGCCAGGAAGATGCACGTCGCGTCTTCGATGAAGTCCGCCGCCTCGATCCGCAAAGCAGCTCGCTCCATCAAACCCTCAAGCGCCTCAATCCATGA
- the lolB gene encoding lipoprotein insertase outer membrane protein LolB, whose amino-acid sequence MKYIHRFLAVAAPLLLAACVSAPPVRMQGDAALMQQQETRERALAGTDHWTVQGQLGVSDGKDGGSGSLTWVQDGDRYEFTMRAPVTGKSFRLSGDSRGALLEGIDGGPLRGPDAETLMMKALGWSVPLHNLRAWVLGLRADSGPAELAFGENRLPSLLQQDGWSVDYRAWDETRQPPVPTKVFATKPPYRVKLAIDSWTFQ is encoded by the coding sequence ATGAAGTACATCCATCGTTTCCTCGCAGTGGCCGCGCCACTGCTGCTTGCCGCGTGCGTCTCGGCGCCTCCCGTCCGCATGCAGGGCGATGCCGCCCTGATGCAGCAGCAGGAAACCCGTGAGCGGGCGTTGGCCGGCACGGACCACTGGACCGTCCAGGGTCAGCTGGGCGTGTCTGACGGCAAGGACGGCGGCAGCGGTTCGCTCACCTGGGTGCAGGATGGCGATCGCTACGAATTCACCATGCGCGCGCCGGTGACGGGCAAGAGCTTCCGCCTCAGTGGCGATTCGCGCGGTGCCCTCCTGGAAGGCATCGACGGCGGTCCGTTGCGCGGGCCGGATGCCGAAACCCTGATGATGAAGGCGTTGGGCTGGTCGGTGCCGCTGCACAATCTGCGCGCCTGGGTGCTGGGCCTGCGTGCCGACAGCGGCCCGGCCGAGCTGGCCTTTGGCGAGAACCGGCTGCCGTCCTTGCTGCAGCAGGACGGCTGGAGCGTCGACTACCGCGCCTGGGACGAAACCCGGCAGCCCCCCGTTCCCACCAAAGTATTTGCGACCAAGCCGCCTTACCGCGTCAAGCTGGCTATCGACTCCTGGACGTTCCAGTAG